Proteins from a single region of Thermococcus sp. Bubb.Bath:
- a CDS encoding Lrp/AsnC family transcriptional regulator: protein MTKLDELDLKLIYLLMDNSRLSISELAERLSVSRPTVKTRLEKLEKEGIIQRYTIKLHPELQKA, encoded by the coding sequence ACAAAGCTAGATGAACTGGATTTGAAGCTGATATATCTTCTCATGGACAACTCAAGATTAAGCATCTCCGAACTCGCGGAAAGACTCAGCGTCAGCAGGCCAACTGTTAAGACGAGGCTAGAAAAACTTGAGAAAGAAGGAATTATTCAGCGTTACACGATTAAACTCCACCCAGAACTCCAGAAGGCCCA